In Thunnus thynnus chromosome 11, fThuThy2.1, whole genome shotgun sequence, the following proteins share a genomic window:
- the pikfyve gene encoding 1-phosphatidylinositol 3-phosphate 5-kinase isoform X2 produces the protein MAADDKSSSSSSTDWSVEPPVISPTSPSHLTHFKPLTPEQDEPPLRSAYSSFVNLFRFNNKEEGRPPSAASEKPDVPSPSPQSERRSWSSSPSHSLYGQRTHRKQHPDHLRRTSSASDGSRKSDTPLSNHDPRTAVQLRTALKRLKEIMEGKSQDSDLKQYWMPDSQCKECYDCNEKFTTFRRRHHCRLCGQIFCSRCCNQEIPGKFMGYTGDLRACTYCRKIALSYAHSADSGSIGEDLSALSDSPCSVCVLEPSEPRTPVGGRKASRNIFLEEDLTWQSMIHQEPQNSGLASRLTTLQEDVGKSPARKRSASVTNLSLDRSGSSMVPSYDSSVSPPTSRAMSGTKSGTKLDHSEEERKILLDSSQLKDLWKKICHNSTGMEFQDHRYWLRTYPNCIVGKELVNWLLRNGTISTRAQAIAIGQAFVDGRWLDCVTHHDQLFRDEYALYRPLQSTEFSETPSPDSDSVNSLEGHSEPSWFKDIKFDDSDTEQLADEADYTMPNSASPSKRTSVSSFQSVVDSDSAASINLNMEQNNVNFHIKKQSKYPHVPSTTEQKAEFLVSEDGGQNIVISDAFIKESLFNRRVEEKAKEMLFTPLGWHHSSLDQLREENGEKKAMERLLSANHSHMMALLQQLLYSESLSLSWRDIIVPVVRQVVQTVRPDVRNCDDDMDIRQLVHIKKIPGGRKFDSTVVNGFICTKNIAHKKMNPYIKNPKILLLKCSIEYLYREETKFTCIDPIVLQEREFLKNYVQRIVDVRPTLVLVEKTVSRIAQDMLLEHGITLVINVKPQVLDRVSRMTQGDLVMSMDQLLTKPRLGTCHKFYMQPFTLANNEMKTLMFFEGCPAHLGCSIKLRGASEYELARVKEIIMLMVCVAYHSQLEISFLMDEFAMPPSLAQSTSFPCLLEGVSADEEADEEREGKETNGESQDKPAGPGTEDSAPGGQPDDEGLPSDSSSKSGETDSIQAKLNPKSPSFSVQSEEAGNSETMTSSPFSSPPAPPLLVSPPFLLEEDEDMSSDTLVRTSEGEKGEEGSLLKGDSLGMEDGEGSETPTPRLFRDPLQDDTGMFVAEQVTSTDDRFKSISAVFKQELKDIILCISPFITFREPFLLTPAGMHCPSRDYFPEQVYLSPLLNKDLKELDGRRKRQLLKDSAPSSLASGQTNGGAPPKPIEVLPCHSLTSTRIVEQLGSSQDLAKMLAEYRAKGGRIRQREAADPFGTASAAAPVSSQSRTVDAPVKPPVKADSEEEKPSKQNDMSWAPKMDCLTPVNHQRLCVLFSSSSAQSSNAPNPCVSPWIVTMEFYGKNDLSLGVFLERYCFRPSYQCPSMFCETPMVHHIRRFVHGSGCVQIVLKELDSPVPGYQHTILNYSWCRICKQVTPVVPLSNDSWSMSFAKYLELRFYGHQYTRRANAEPCGHSIHKDYHQYFSYNQMVASFSYTSVRLLEICLPRPKIFIRNLGPSKTNLQQDLKDFSLKVTQVYLAIDDRLTSLKTDTFSKTREEKMEDLFAQKDMEEAELRSWIEKLQARLQACGVDSPQQLQAVLESLVMKKQSLCEMLQSWNGRLQDLFQQEKGRKRLSVPPSPGRHRQTTTDDSKSAVDSSPRNPSPVVQNGEKDDRHLTTLPSASSLLPSPGEPGAEPVTPGPSFTEQDSVSIPEDVFDGHLLGSTDSQVKEKSTMKAILANFLPGNSYNPIPFPFDPDKHYLMYEHERVPIAVCEKEPSSIIAFALSCKEYKTALDDLSKTSNAGGDETPQVNSAGESRAKSSPARPSESASSQQSRSSSETDPLKDADFADKQKKQTQNPHIELQFSDANAKFYCRIYYAEEFHKMREEIMESTEDDFVRSLSHCVNWQARGGKSGAVFYATEDDRFILKQMPRLEVQSFLDFAPHYFTYITGAVQQKRPTALAKILGVYRIGYKNSQNNTEKKLDLLVMENLFYGRKMAQVFDLKGSLRNRNVKTDSGKESCEVVLLDENLLKLIHDNPLYIRSHCKAILRAAIHSDAYFLSSHLIIDYSLLVGRDDATDQLVVGIIDYIRTFTWDKRLEMVVKSTGILGGQGKMPTVVSPELYRARFCEAMDKYFLMVPDHWTGLGINC, from the exons ATGGCTGCTGATGACAAGTCCTCGTCTTCATCCTCAACGGACTGGAGCGTCGAGCCGCCTGTCATCTCGCCCACCAGTCCCTCCCACCTGACCCACTTCAAACCACTCACTCCGGAGCAGGATGAGCCTCCGCTCCGCTCAGCGTACAGCTCATTCGTCAACCTGTTTCGTTTCAACAACAAAG aggaggGACGGCCTCCCTCAGCAGCTTCAGAGAAGCCAGATGTGCCGTCCCCTTCTCCTCAATCAGAGAGAAGGAGCTGGTCCTCCAGTCCTTCTCACTCCCTCTACGGCCAGAGGACACACCGGAAACAACATCCTGATCACCTGCGACGTACCTCCAGTGCCTCCg ATGGCAGCAGGAAATCGGACACGCCTCTAAGCAATCATGACCCTCGCACAGCTGTGCAACTCCGCACTGCACTGAAGAGATTGAAGGAAATCATGGAGGGAAAGAGCCAG GACAGTGATCTGAAGCAGTACTGGATGCCAGATAGTCAGTGTAAGGAGTGTTACGACTGTAATGAGAAGTTCACTACCTTCCGCCGGCGACACCACTGCAGACTGTGCGGCCAGATCTTCTGCagccgctgctgcaaccaggaAATCCCTGGAAAGTTCATGGGCTACACAG GAGACCTCCGAGCCTGTACATACTGTCGTAAGATAGCACTAAGCTACGCTCACTCAGCTGACTCGGGCTCCATTGGAGAGGACCTGAGCGCCTTGTCAGACTCtccctgctctgtgtgtgtgttggagccCAGTGAGCCACGGACACCTGTGGGTGGGCGTAAAGCCAGCAGGAACATCTTCCTTGAGGAAGACCTGACCTGGCagag TATGATTCACCAGGAGCCTCAGAACAGTGGCCTCGCTTCCAGACTGACAACGCTACAAGAAGACGTAGGCAAATCCCCCGCTAGGAAGAG GTCTGCCAGTGTAACCAACCTATCGCTGGACCGCTCCGGATCCTCCATGGTGCCTTCCTATGACAGCTCAGTCAGTCCACCGACCAGCCGAGCCATGTCAGGCACCAAGAGCGGCACCAAGCTGGACCacagtgaggaggagaggaagatcCTGCTG GACTCATCCCAGCTGAAGGACTTGTGGAAGAAAATCTGCCACAACAGCACAGGGATGGAGTTTCAGGACCACAGGTACTGGCTGAGGACGTACCCCAACTGCATTGTGGGAAAGGAGCTTGTCAACTGGCTGCTGAGGAATGGCACCATCTCTACCAG GGCCCAGGCCATTGCCATAGGCCAGGCATTTGTGGACGGTCGCTGGCTGGACTGTGTCACTCATCACGACCAGCTGTTCAGGGATGAGTATGCTCTCTACCGCCCCCTCCAG AGTACAGAGTTCTCAGAAACGCCGTCTCCAGACAGTGACAGTGTCAACTCCTTGGAGGGACATTCGGAGCCATCATGGTTCAAGGACATCAAGTTTGATGACAGCGACACGGAGCAGCTCGCAGATGAGGCTGATTACACCATGCCTA ATTCTGCCAGCCCCAGCAAGAGGACGTCTGTCAGCAGTTTCCAGTCAGTGGTGGACAGTGACTCAGCTGCCTCCATCAATCTCAACATGGAGCAAAACAATGTGAACTTCCACATCAAGAAACAATCCAAGTATCCACACGTGCCTTCTACCACTGAGCAGAAAG CTGAATTTCTTGTGTCCGAGGATGGAGGACAGAATATTGTCATAAGTGATGCCTTCATCAAAG AGTCTCTGTTCAATCGTCGTGTGGAGGAGAAGGCTAAAGAGATGCTGTTTACTCCGCTGGGTTGGCACCACAGCTCGCTGGACCAACTCCGAGAGGAGAACGGAGAGAAGAAAGCCATGGAGAGACTGCT CTCGGCCAACCACAGCCACATGATGgcgctgctgcagcagctgctctaCAGTGAGTCTCTGTCACTGTCCTGGCGGGACATCATCGTCCCAGTAGTTCGACAGGTGGTCCAGACAGTACGGCCTGACGTTCGTAACTGCGATGACGACATGGACATCCGCCAACTGGTCCACATCAAGAAG ATTCCTGGAGGGAGGAAGTTTGATTCGACTGTGGTTAACGGTTTCATTTGCACCAAGAACATTGCTCACAAGAAG ATGAACCCCTACATCAAGAACCCCAAGATTCTGCTGCTGAAGTGCTCCATAGAGTATCTGTACAGGGAGGAGACCAAGTTTACCTGCATCGACCCCATTGTGCTGCAG gaAAGAGAGTTTCTGAAGAACTATGTTCAGCGCATAGTAGACGTCCGTCCAACCTTGGTGTTGGTGGAGAAGACAGTGTCTCGTATTGCACAGGACATGCTGCTGGAGCATGGCATCACACTGGTCATCAATGTTAAACCG CAAGTCTTGGACAGGGTGAGTCGTATGACCCAGGGTGACCTGGTAATGTCCATGGACCAGCTCCTCACAAAACCTCGTCTTGGGACCTGCCACAAGTTCTACATGCAGCCCTTCACCCTGGCTAATA ATGAAATGAAGACTCTGATGTTCTTCGAGGGCTGCCCCGCTCACCTCGGATGCTCCATCAAGCTGCGTGGTGCTTCAGAGTACGAGCTGGCAAGGGTGAAGGAGATCATCATGCTGATGGTGTGCGTGGCCTACCACTCCCAACTGGAGATCTCTTTCCTCATGGATGAGTTTGCCATGCCGCCCAGCTTAGCCCAGAGCACCTCCTTCCCCTGCCTGCTGGAGGGCGTTTCCGCAGATGAGGAGGCAGATGAAGAGAGGGAAGGGAAAGAGACAAATGGAGAGAGCCAGGACAAACCTGCAGGACCTGGGACTGAAGATTCTGCACCTGGAGGACAGCCTGATGATGAAGGGCTTCCCTCTGACTCTTCATCCAAaagtggagagacagacagcatcCAGGCCAAACTGAACCCAAAATCTCCTTCCTTCTCTGTCCAAAGTGAGGAGGCTGGGAACTCAGAGACAATGACCTCTTCACCATTTTCCAGCCCTCCCGCTCCTCCTCTGTTAGTCTCTCCGCCGTTCCTCTTGGAAGAAGACGAGGACATGTCGTCAGACACTTTGGTCAGGACATCTGAGGGGGAGAAGGGGGAAGAGGGGAGCCTATTGAAGGGGGACTCACTAGGTATGGAGGATGGGGAAGGTTCAGAAACGCCTACCCCCAGGTTGTTCCGTGACCCTCTGCAGGATGATACAGGGATGTTTGTGGCAGAGCAGGTGACTTCAACTGATGACCGTTTCAAATCCATCTCTGCTGTCTTCAAGCAGGAGCTTAAGGACATCATCCTGTGCATTTCTCCCTTCATCACATTCAGAGAACCGTTCCTCCTCACCCCCGCTGGCATGCACTGCCCCAGCAGAGATTACTTCCCCGAACAG GTCTATCTGTCCCCCCTCCTAAACAAGGACTTAAAGGAGCTGGATGGGCGAAGAAAGCGGCAGCTCCTTAAAGACTCCGCCCCCTCCTCCCTGGCCAGTGGTCAGACCAATGGCGGTGCACCGCCAAAGCCGATTGAGGTCCTGCCCTGCCACAGCCTTACCAGCACCCGCATCGTTGAGCAGCTGGGCAGCAGCCAGGATCTTGCCAAGATGCTGGCGGAGTACAGAGCAAAGGGAGGTCGCATCCGGCAGAGGGAGGCCGCTGACCCCTTTGGCACTGCTAGTGCTGCAGCTCCTGTCAGTAGCCAGAGCAGGACAGTGGACGCACCAGTCAAGCCACCAGTGAAGGCTGACAGCGAAGAGGAAAAGCCAAGCAAACAGAATGATATGAGTTGGGCCCCCAAG ATGGACTGTCTGACTCCTGTCAATCATCAGAGACTGTGTGTGCTGTTCAGCAGTTCATCAGCTCAGTCCAGCAACGCACCCAACCCCTGCGTCAGCCCATG GATTGTCACAATGGAGTTCTATGGCAAGAACGACCTCTCTCTCGGTGTGTTCTTGGAGAGATACTGTTTTAG GCCGTCTTACCAGTGTCCCAGCATGTTCTGTGAGACTCCCATGGTGCATCACATCCGTCGGTTTGTGCACGGCAGCGGCTGCGTGCAGATTGTGTTGAAGGAGCTGGACTCTCCTGTGCCTGGTTATCAGCACACAATCCTCAACTACTCCTGGTGCCGCATCTGTAAACAG GTGACACCAGTGGTGCCTCTGTCCAATGACTCGTGGTCCATGTCTTTTGCCAAGTACCTGGAGCTGCGCTTCTACGGCCACCAGTACACCAGGAGGGCAAACGCAGAGCCCTGCGGTCATTCCATCCACAAAGACTACCACCAGTACTTCTCATACAACCAGATGGTGGCTTCCTTCAG CTACACCTCTGTAAGGTTGTTGGAGATTTGTCTTCCTCGTCCCAAGATCTTCATCAGGAACCTGGGACCTTCTAAAACCAACCTGCAGCAGGACCTTAAGGACTTCTCTCTAAA AGTGACTCAGGTGTACTTGGCCATAGACGACCGTCTCACCTCCCTCAAGACCGACACCTTCAGTAagacaagagaggaaaagatggaGGACCTCTTCGCTCAGAAAGAC ATGGAAGAGGCAGAGCTGCGCAGCTGGATCGAAAAGCTTCAGGCACGACTACAGGCCTGCGGTGTGGATTCTCCTCAGCAGCTTCAGGCTGTTCTGGAGTCACTGGTGATGAAGAAACAGAGTCTGTGTGAGATGTTGCAGTCCTGGAATGGCAG GCTGCAAGACTTGTTCCAGCAGGAGAAAGGCAGGAAGCGTCTGTCTGTGCCTCCCAGCCCAGGCAGGCACCGACAGACCACCACTGATGACAGCAAG AGTGCTGTGGATTCCTCCCCCCGTAACCCCTCTCCTGTGGTCCAGAATGGTGAGAAAG ACGACCGTCACCTCACCACGCTGCCCTCAGCCTCCTCTTTGCTGCCGTCACCAGGGGAACCAGGAGCTGAACCGGTCACCCCCGGCCCCTCCTTCACTGAGCAGGACTCTGTCAGCATCCCagaag atGTATTTGACGGACACTTGCTGGGCTCCACTGACAGTCAGGTAAAGGAGAAATCCACCATGAAGGCCATCCTGGCTAACTTCCTGCCCGGCAACAGCTACAACCCCATCCCCTTCCCCTT TGACCCAGACAAGCACTACCTGATGTACGAACATGAGCGGGTGCCCATCGCAGTGTGTGAGAAAGAGCCGAGCTCCATCATAGCCTTCGCTCTTAG CTGCAAGGAGTATAAAACAGCGCTGGATGATTTGTCCAAGACATCAAACGCAGGAGGTGATGAGACTCCACAGGTCAACAG tGCTGGAGAGAGTCGAGCAAAGAGCAGCCCTGCCAGGCCCAGTGAGTCGGCTTCATCCCAGCAGAGCCGCAGCAGCTCAGAGACCGATCCCCTCA AGGATGCAGACTTTGCagataaacagaagaaacagaccCAGAATCCGCACATCGAGCTAC AATTCTCCGACGCCAACGCCAAGTTCTACTGCCGGATCTACTACGCAGAGGAGTTTCACAAGATGCGCGAGGAGATCATGGAGAGCACGGAGGATGATTTCGTCCGCTCACTTTCCCACTGCGTCAACTGGCAAGCTCGTGGTGGGAAGTCTGGAGCAGTTTTCTACGCAACAGAAG ATGACCGGTTCATCCTGAAGCAGATGCCCAGACTGGAGGTCCAGTCTTTCCTGGACTTTGCCCCTCACTACTTCACCTACATCACCGGAGCCGTGCAGCAGAAA AGGCCGACTGCTCTGGCAAAGATCCTGGGTGTTTATCGGATCGGTTACAAGAACTCCCAGAACAACACAGAGAAGAAACTGGACCTGCTTGTGATGGAAAACCTTTTCTATGGACGCAAGATGGCACAG GTGTTTGACCTCAAAGGATCGCTGAGAAACCGTAACGTGAAGACAGACTCCGGGAAGGAAAGCTGTGAGGTGGTTCTGCTGGATGAGAACCTCTTGAAGTTGATCCACGACAACCCGCTGTACATCCGCTCCCACTGCAAGGCCATCCTCCGAGCCGCCATACACAGCGACGCCTACTTCCTCTCCAGCCACCTCATCATCGACTACTCCCTGCTGGTGGGGCGAGACGATGCTACCGACCAGCTGGTGGTCGGGATTATAG ATTATATCAGGACATTTACCTGGGACAAAAGACTGGAGATGGTTGTCAAATCCACTGGAATCCTGGGAGGTCAAG GGAAGATGCCCACTGTTGTTTCTCCAGAGCTGTACAGAGCTCGCTTCTGCGAGGCCATGGACAAGTACTTCCTGATGGTACCTGACCACTGGACTGGCCTGGGCATCAACTGCTGA